In the genome of Streptomyces pactum, one region contains:
- a CDS encoding N-acetylmuramoyl-L-alanine amidase, which produces MSNGSFPPTFRRPSGLLLAVAVLLVAGAAGWLAWSAFAGDGSGERGGRAPHASGEPAGGPGGESPDASPDPAGDRPGADPSGDAGDRSLRGKVVVIDPGHNPHNGEHAAKIARTVDVGTHKKECDTVGAATASGYSEAEYTLDVARRVRRLLEDRGAEVRLTQDGDRPYGPCVDERAEIGNRAHADAVVSVHADGSGTGNRGFHVIAPARVRAGKADTSAITGPSRTLADRLIDRFGRATGAAPANYLGGGSGLTVRDDLGGLNLSAVPKVFIECGNMRDSEDAALLTDARWRERAARGIADGVTDFLRD; this is translated from the coding sequence GTGTCGAACGGCAGCTTTCCCCCCACCTTCCGCCGCCCGTCCGGACTGCTCCTGGCGGTCGCCGTCCTGCTGGTCGCCGGCGCGGCCGGCTGGCTGGCGTGGTCCGCGTTCGCCGGGGACGGCTCCGGTGAGCGCGGCGGCCGGGCGCCGCACGCGTCCGGTGAACCGGCCGGCGGGCCGGGCGGGGAGTCGCCGGACGCCTCGCCGGACCCTGCCGGTGACCGGCCCGGCGCGGACCCGTCCGGCGACGCCGGCGACCGGTCGCTCCGGGGGAAGGTCGTGGTCATCGACCCCGGCCACAACCCGCACAACGGCGAACACGCGGCGAAGATCGCGAGAACTGTTGACGTCGGTACGCACAAGAAGGAGTGCGACACCGTGGGCGCGGCCACCGCGTCGGGGTACAGCGAGGCGGAGTACACGCTCGACGTCGCCCGCCGGGTGCGCAGGCTGCTGGAGGACCGCGGCGCCGAGGTGCGGCTGACCCAGGACGGCGACCGGCCGTACGGGCCGTGCGTGGACGAGCGTGCCGAGATCGGCAACCGGGCGCACGCGGACGCGGTGGTCTCGGTGCACGCCGACGGCTCGGGCACCGGCAACCGCGGGTTCCACGTCATCGCGCCGGCCCGGGTGCGTGCCGGCAAGGCGGACACCTCGGCCATCACCGGACCGTCCCGTACACTCGCCGACCGGCTGATCGACCGGTTCGGCAGGGCCACCGGCGCCGCGCCCGCCAACTACCTCGGGGGCGGCAGCGGGTTGACCGTCCGCGACGACCTGGGCGGCCTCAACCTGTCGGCGGTTCCCAAGGTGTTCATCGAATGTGGCAACATGCGCGACTCCGAGGACGCGGCGCTGCTCACCGACGCCCGGTGGCGGGAGCGGGCGGCGCGCGGAATCGCGGACGGGGTCACGGACTTCCTGCGGGACTGA
- a CDS encoding SDR family NAD(P)-dependent oxidoreductase: protein MSDRPVQPAPPNRPTPPAPAPDATRAQAAPDAAGFPSTGRRVLVSGASRGVGRAVAQAFAANGDRVAVHYGSRRAEAEATLASLDGTGHVLLGADLADPAEAERLAGAAAEALGGIDVLVNNAAAAAPAHPPADTAYEEWTAVWQRQVSVNLLATANLSQLAARRMIEQGTGGRIVNVGSRGAFRGEPDHPAYGATKAAVHALGQSLAVALAPYGIAVTSVAPGFIDTDRVAHRLTGAEGEAIRGQSPFGRVAEPAEVADAVLWLASPRAQWSSGTVLDLNGASYLRT, encoded by the coding sequence ATGTCCGACCGTCCCGTTCAGCCCGCTCCGCCGAACAGGCCCACGCCGCCGGCACCGGCCCCGGACGCGACCCGGGCGCAGGCGGCACCGGACGCCGCCGGCTTCCCCTCGACCGGCCGCCGGGTGCTGGTCAGCGGTGCCTCGCGCGGGGTGGGCCGGGCCGTCGCCCAGGCGTTCGCCGCCAACGGCGACCGGGTGGCGGTGCACTACGGCAGCCGCCGGGCGGAGGCCGAGGCCACCCTCGCCTCCCTCGACGGCACCGGGCATGTGCTGCTCGGCGCCGACCTGGCCGACCCGGCCGAGGCCGAACGGCTGGCCGGGGCCGCCGCGGAGGCGCTCGGCGGCATCGACGTCCTGGTCAACAACGCCGCGGCCGCCGCGCCCGCACACCCTCCCGCGGACACCGCGTACGAGGAGTGGACGGCGGTGTGGCAGCGTCAGGTGTCCGTCAACCTGCTGGCCACCGCCAACCTCAGCCAGCTCGCCGCCCGCCGGATGATCGAGCAGGGCACCGGCGGCCGGATCGTCAACGTCGGGTCGCGCGGGGCCTTCCGCGGCGAACCGGACCACCCCGCGTACGGGGCGACCAAGGCCGCGGTCCACGCGCTGGGCCAGTCGCTGGCGGTCGCCCTGGCCCCGTACGGCATCGCCGTCACCTCGGTCGCGCCGGGCTTCATCGACACCGACCGGGTCGCCCACCGGCTGACCGGCGCGGAGGGCGAGGCCATCCGGGGCCAGAGCCCGTTCGGCCGGGTCGCCGAGCCCGCCGAGGTGGCCGACGCGGTGCTCTGGCTCGCCTCCCCCCGGGCGCAGTGGAGTTCGGGCACCGTCCTGGATCTCAACGGCGCCTCGTACCTGCGCACCTGA
- a CDS encoding Nif3-like dinuclear metal center hexameric protein, with the protein MPALNDVIAALDALWPPERAEQWDAVGTVCGDPQAEVSRVLFAVDPVQEVADEAVRLGADLLVTHHPLYLRGTTTVAAGTFKGRVVHTLIKNDIALHVAHTNADRADPGVSDALAGALDLRVVGPLVPDPTDPAGRRGLGRICELERPETLAGLARRAAARLPATAQGIRFAGDPGRTVRTVAVCGGSGDSLFDQVRAAGVDAYLTADLRHHPASEAGQHSPLGLVDAAHWATEWPWTEQAAAQLDAISDRNGWGLRTHVSRTVTDPWAAHVASSAPDSDPTVSASSDASGAPN; encoded by the coding sequence GTGCCCGCACTCAACGACGTCATCGCCGCGCTCGACGCTCTCTGGCCCCCCGAGCGGGCGGAGCAGTGGGACGCCGTCGGCACGGTCTGCGGGGACCCGCAGGCCGAGGTCTCCCGTGTCCTGTTCGCCGTGGACCCGGTGCAGGAGGTGGCCGACGAGGCCGTACGGCTCGGCGCCGACCTGCTGGTCACCCACCACCCGCTGTACCTGCGCGGCACCACCACCGTGGCGGCCGGCACCTTCAAGGGCCGGGTGGTGCACACGCTGATCAAGAACGACATCGCGCTGCACGTCGCGCACACCAACGCCGACCGGGCCGACCCCGGAGTCTCCGACGCGCTCGCCGGCGCGCTGGACCTGCGGGTGGTCGGCCCGCTCGTCCCGGACCCCACCGACCCGGCCGGCCGCCGCGGTCTCGGCCGGATCTGCGAGCTGGAGAGGCCGGAGACGCTCGCCGGCCTCGCCCGCCGCGCCGCCGCGCGGCTGCCGGCCACCGCGCAGGGCATCCGGTTCGCCGGCGACCCGGGGCGCACCGTCCGCACCGTCGCGGTCTGCGGCGGTTCCGGGGACAGCCTCTTCGACCAGGTGCGGGCGGCCGGGGTGGACGCCTACCTCACCGCCGACCTGCGCCACCACCCGGCCTCCGAGGCCGGCCAGCACAGCCCGCTGGGGCTGGTGGACGCCGCGCACTGGGCCACCGAGTGGCCCTGGACCGAGCAGGCCGCCGCCCAGCTCGACGCGATCTCCGACCGGAACGGGTGGGGTCTGCGCACCCACGTCTCCCGCACCGTCACCGACCCCTGGGCCGCCCACGTGGCGTCGTCCGCACCCGATTCCGACCCGACCGTTTCCGCTTCCTCCGACGCATCTGGAGCCCCCAACTGA
- a CDS encoding permease prefix domain 1-containing protein, with amino-acid sequence MSTHGRPADPVEEYAATLAAALHGPARAKARLVEEIRDGLADTVAAYHGPDTPYHVAAREAVREFGTPAELVPGCQRELTIAQARHTARAVALTAPFLMFCWYLILTPGEGRQLPHAAQVVALHLAGVAVTAALLGAVMLAVTGTLARRLPTPRRLPQVAAWTGTAAGTAMALATATLLVASPLAANWPLVALAGLLTAASHGVVASSARVCRRCVRGGPSVPPEPGPAGT; translated from the coding sequence ATGAGCACCCACGGCCGGCCGGCCGACCCCGTCGAGGAGTACGCCGCCACGCTGGCGGCGGCCCTGCACGGCCCGGCCCGGGCCAAGGCCCGGCTCGTCGAGGAGATACGCGACGGCCTCGCCGACACCGTGGCGGCCTACCACGGCCCGGACACGCCGTACCACGTCGCCGCCCGGGAGGCGGTACGCGAGTTCGGCACGCCCGCGGAGCTGGTGCCCGGCTGCCAGCGGGAACTGACCATCGCCCAGGCCCGGCACACCGCCCGGGCGGTCGCGCTCACCGCCCCGTTCCTGATGTTCTGCTGGTACCTCATCCTCACCCCCGGCGAGGGGCGCCAACTGCCGCACGCCGCCCAGGTGGTGGCGCTCCACCTGGCCGGGGTCGCGGTGACCGCGGCGCTGCTGGGGGCGGTGATGCTGGCGGTCACCGGCACCCTCGCCCGCCGGCTGCCCACGCCCCGCCGGCTTCCCCAGGTGGCCGCCTGGACCGGCACCGCCGCCGGCACGGCGATGGCGCTCGCCACCGCCACCCTGCTGGTGGCGTCCCCGCTCGCCGCCAACTGGCCGCTGGTCGCCCTCGCGGGCCTGCTCACCGCTGCCTCCCACGGCGTGGTGGCGTCCTCGGCCCGCGTCTGCCGCCGCTGCGTCCGCGGCGGCCCGTCCGTCCCGCCGGAACCCGGCCCCGCCGGGACCTGA
- a CDS encoding class I SAM-dependent methyltransferase — MAPDPATLAAFEAAKGFMPADEGLALYEAAVTAGALGLPLLEVGTYCGRSTILLADAARAAGTVAVTVDHHRGSEEQQPGWEYHDPSLVDPEVGLMDTLPSFRRTLHAAGLEEYVIAVVGRSPQVAAVWQGPLGLVFIDGGHTDEHANGDYEGWAPKVAPGGLLVIHDVFPDPADGGQAPYRVYRRALESGEFGEVSVTRSLRVLRRTADSAV, encoded by the coding sequence ATGGCCCCCGACCCCGCGACGCTCGCCGCATTCGAGGCGGCGAAGGGTTTCATGCCCGCCGACGAGGGACTGGCCCTGTACGAGGCGGCCGTGACGGCCGGCGCGCTCGGTCTGCCGCTGCTGGAGGTGGGGACCTACTGCGGGCGCTCCACCATCCTGCTCGCCGACGCGGCGCGCGCGGCCGGGACGGTGGCGGTCACCGTGGACCACCACCGGGGCTCGGAGGAGCAGCAGCCCGGCTGGGAGTACCACGACCCGTCGCTGGTGGATCCCGAGGTGGGGCTGATGGACACCCTCCCGTCCTTCCGCCGCACCCTGCACGCCGCCGGGCTGGAGGAGTACGTCATCGCGGTGGTGGGCCGGTCGCCGCAGGTGGCCGCGGTGTGGCAGGGCCCGCTGGGCCTGGTGTTCATCGACGGCGGGCACACCGACGAGCACGCGAACGGCGATTACGAGGGCTGGGCGCCGAAGGTCGCGCCGGGCGGCCTGCTCGTCATCCACGACGTGTTCCCGGACCCGGCGGACGGCGGGCAGGCCCCCTACCGGGTGTACCGCCGCGCCCTGGAGTCCGGGGAGTTCGGCGAGGTCTCGGTGACCCGCTCGCTGCGGGTGCTGCGGCGGACGGCGGACAGCGCGGTCTGA
- a CDS encoding PadR family transcriptional regulator, with protein MRADAVRGHLDGLLLAVLEAGPLHGYAIITAVQQRSGGVLDLRTGTIYPALNRLERLGLLRSSWESVGERRRRAYELTDAGRRALADERTAWQEFTAAIGSVLNPAAPPRPAV; from the coding sequence ATGAGGGCGGACGCGGTACGGGGACATCTGGACGGGCTGCTGCTCGCCGTGCTGGAAGCGGGACCGCTGCACGGCTACGCGATCATCACGGCGGTGCAGCAGCGCAGCGGCGGCGTACTCGACCTGCGCACCGGGACCATCTATCCGGCGCTCAACCGGCTGGAGCGGCTCGGACTGCTGCGCAGTTCCTGGGAGTCGGTCGGCGAGCGGCGACGCCGCGCCTACGAACTGACCGACGCCGGCCGGCGGGCACTGGCCGACGAGCGCACCGCGTGGCAGGAGTTCACGGCAGCGATCGGTTCCGTGCTCAACCCCGCCGCCCCGCCGCGGCCCGCGGTATGA